From Paenibacillus sp. PK3_47, the proteins below share one genomic window:
- a CDS encoding sensor histidine kinase produces MEFQADAIDRVIKNTIDVMESSKYQIFEILQVARDELVALTKELQKVMEETDETLQKVDKLEMQYHRSRIRLTEVSRDFVRYTEKDIRIAYEKATELQLELMMTREREIYLRSRRDELQLRVRSVENSVERAESIGSQMSVVLEYLSGELGQVTRIVENAKNRQMIGLKIILAQEEERKRIAREIHDGPAQMLANLVLRTEIVERMLVKQEYGLVQDEVIDLKGQVRYSLEEMRKVIFNLRPMALDDLGLIPTLRKYVHDFEEKTKIRTVFETRGKEHRLTSAMEAAVYRLVQEGLSNAAKHAFPSYVLVEITYQAQLIKIVVKDNGLGFNVKKVSEQGNRESFGLVGMRERVELLEGRMEIESAENQGTTIVIHIPTNVEKGKE; encoded by the coding sequence GTGGAATTTCAGGCCGATGCGATAGATCGCGTCATCAAGAATACCATCGACGTGATGGAGAGCAGCAAGTATCAGATTTTTGAAATATTGCAGGTTGCACGGGATGAGCTTGTTGCACTCACCAAAGAACTGCAGAAGGTTATGGAAGAAACGGATGAAACACTGCAAAAGGTCGACAAACTGGAGATGCAGTACCACCGCTCCCGGATCCGGCTGACTGAGGTCAGCCGGGATTTTGTCCGCTATACCGAAAAAGACATCCGGATTGCTTATGAAAAGGCAACGGAGCTTCAACTGGAGCTGATGATGACCAGAGAACGCGAGATCTATCTGCGGAGCAGACGGGATGAGCTGCAGCTGCGTGTACGCAGTGTGGAGAATTCAGTGGAACGCGCTGAATCCATCGGTTCGCAAATGAGCGTGGTCCTGGAATATCTGTCCGGAGAACTGGGACAAGTGACGAGAATTGTCGAAAATGCGAAAAACAGACAGATGATCGGCCTGAAAATAATCCTGGCCCAGGAAGAAGAACGCAAAAGAATTGCCCGGGAAATTCATGATGGTCCTGCCCAAATGCTGGCTAATTTAGTCCTTAGGACGGAAATTGTAGAAAGAATGCTGGTGAAGCAGGAATATGGACTGGTGCAGGACGAAGTAATAGACTTAAAAGGGCAAGTGCGGTACAGCCTGGAAGAGATGCGTAAGGTTATTTTTAATCTGCGTCCGATGGCGCTCGACGATTTGGGGCTCATTCCGACACTCCGGAAATATGTGCATGACTTTGAGGAAAAGACCAAGATCCGGACCGTCTTTGAAACAAGAGGCAAGGAGCACAGGTTAACCTCAGCCATGGAGGCGGCAGTGTACCGTCTGGTACAGGAAGGTCTGTCCAATGCGGCCAAGCATGCTTTTCCGAGTTATGTGCTGGTGGAAATCACCTATCAGGCACAGCTGATCAAGATCGTCGTTAAGGATAATGGCTTGGGCTTTAATGTCAAGAAGGTAAGCGAGCAGGGCAACCGTGAAAGCTTCGGGCTTGTAGGCATGCGGGAACGCGTGGAGCTGCTCGAAGGAAGAATGGAAATAGAGTCCGCAGAGAATCAGGGCACAACAATCGTAATTCACATTCCGACGAATGTGGAGAAGGGGAAGGAGTAA
- a CDS encoding helicase-related protein produces MKVAVYAVNCGGSWGVCISLNIQVDYLWWMGAGGSEDGWNTEAVERLVLLSPAVPLGWAVKLRGSFRSHKAMSEWEGENWRSYAADILKEEIKEEIEAGGVRPKGWPFGEIAVMSSRDDLYGRDEGVIVDQPALGMATEQIAAELEGCSLLQPEAEALVAERLPWLAGQWREAVQLAHLQGRLILEAGISGEAGRSCGGNRRSWTMWGADGRAMGGLGWRSAALRLPQLRLPWRGAAARRASTRCLRCGSAPTGRTACAACGLAGCAYCEACLALGRSRSCALLLRSAPLPAVRCTAGAVPTAAARRWGLSAAQAGAAGAALGFLAERRERSAEAGPERFLLWAVTGAGKTEITFPLLEAVLAAGGRALVATPRRDVVLELAPRLARAFPGESPVVLYGGSTDRWARGRLIIATTHQLLRFYQSFDLVILDEVDAFPYHNDPRLAFAAEHACKQDGSFIYLSATPPRELQRKAGSGRLPHARVPVRYHGHPLPVPRHITMIPVNACLKRRSLPRALLQALQRSLIRGAQIFLFVSRIAHIAGLLSLLRSSFPEAAIEGTSSQDPARTGKVEAFRARSISMLITTTILERGVTVPRSDVFILDADSSLFDEASLVQMAGRAGRSAEDPAGLVMFFSPQWTKSQRGALSQIRTMNAIARKQGYIKK; encoded by the coding sequence ATGAAGGTAGCAGTGTATGCAGTAAATTGCGGCGGGAGCTGGGGAGTATGTATTTCACTCAATATTCAGGTGGATTATTTATGGTGGATGGGAGCAGGGGGAAGCGAGGATGGCTGGAATACGGAAGCTGTTGAACGTCTGGTGCTGTTATCGCCTGCTGTACCTCTTGGGTGGGCTGTGAAGCTGCGCGGCAGCTTCAGATCACACAAGGCGATGTCAGAGTGGGAGGGAGAGAATTGGAGAAGCTATGCTGCAGATATTCTGAAGGAAGAGATTAAAGAAGAAATAGAGGCTGGAGGAGTTCGGCCTAAGGGATGGCCTTTTGGAGAGATTGCTGTTATGAGTAGCAGGGATGACCTATATGGCAGGGACGAGGGCGTTATTGTGGATCAACCCGCTCTGGGAATGGCGACAGAACAGATTGCAGCAGAGCTCGAAGGCTGCTCTCTGCTGCAGCCTGAAGCCGAAGCGCTCGTGGCTGAACGACTGCCCTGGCTGGCCGGGCAATGGCGAGAGGCTGTTCAGCTTGCACATTTGCAGGGGAGGCTGATTCTGGAGGCCGGGATTAGCGGGGAGGCGGGGCGGAGCTGTGGCGGGAATAGGAGAAGTTGGACGATGTGGGGTGCAGACGGGCGGGCGATGGGTGGGCTTGGTTGGCGGTCTGCGGCGCTCCGCCTGCCGCAGCTGCGTCTGCCCTGGCGCGGCGCTGCCGCCCGCCGCGCAAGTACGCGCTGCCTGCGCTGCGGCAGCGCACCCACGGGCCGCACGGCCTGCGCCGCGTGCGGCCTGGCCGGCTGCGCCTACTGCGAGGCCTGCCTCGCGCTCGGGCGCAGCCGGTCCTGCGCGCTGCTGCTGCGCAGCGCGCCACTGCCGGCCGTGCGCTGCACGGCCGGAGCGGTCCCCACCGCGGCGGCACGCCGGTGGGGGCTAAGCGCAGCCCAGGCGGGAGCGGCCGGGGCTGCGCTGGGGTTTCTGGCGGAGCGGCGTGAGCGCTCCGCAGAGGCAGGCCCAGAGCGGTTTCTGCTCTGGGCGGTCACAGGAGCGGGGAAAACGGAGATCACGTTCCCGCTCCTGGAGGCAGTGCTCGCAGCCGGAGGCCGGGCGCTGGTGGCCACGCCACGGCGCGACGTCGTGCTGGAGCTGGCGCCCCGGCTGGCCCGGGCGTTCCCGGGCGAGAGTCCTGTCGTGCTGTACGGCGGCAGCACGGACCGCTGGGCCCGGGGACGGCTCATCATCGCCACGACCCATCAGCTGCTGCGGTTCTACCAGAGCTTTGACCTGGTCATACTGGACGAGGTAGATGCGTTTCCCTACCATAATGATCCCAGGCTTGCTTTTGCTGCAGAGCATGCCTGCAAACAGGACGGATCTTTTATTTATCTGTCCGCCACGCCTCCCCGGGAGCTGCAGCGTAAGGCCGGCAGCGGCAGACTGCCCCATGCCAGAGTACCAGTGCGTTATCATGGCCATCCTTTGCCTGTACCCCGCCATATAACCATGATACCGGTAAATGCCTGCCTGAAGCGCAGAAGCCTTCCTAGAGCACTTCTCCAGGCTCTTCAGCGTTCCCTTATCCGTGGGGCTCAAATCTTCCTGTTTGTATCTCGTATTGCTCATATAGCGGGTCTCCTGTCTCTCCTGCGAAGCAGCTTTCCCGAAGCAGCCATTGAGGGGACTTCTTCCCAGGACCCCGCACGGACCGGCAAGGTGGAGGCTTTTCGTGCCCGCAGTATTTCTATGCTGATTACCACCACGATCCTGGAGCGGGGCGTCACCGTTCCGCGAAGTGATGTGTTTATTCTGGATGCAGACAGCAGCTTGTTCGATGAGGCTTCTCTCGTCCAGATGGCGGGCCGGGCAGGCCGTTCTGCAGAAGATCCGGCCGGACTGGTTATGTTCTTTTCACCGCAGTGGACCAAATCCCAGCGCGGCGCGCTGTCCCAGATTCGTACAATGAATGCAATTGCCCGTAAACAAGGGTATATAAAGAAATAG
- the flgL gene encoding flagellar hook-associated protein FlgL, protein MLRVTSNMMSSQLLLNLNRNARTMNDTQLQLSSGRKINKPSDDPVGITYSLRYRAELSSNEQYTKNVDSALSWLDYNDTVLGQAGDVVQRLRELTVKASTGSNPQSALDSINEEVMQLKEQLVDISNSKLNGKYIFNGEQYTTKPYDFAKGADGTYDTTQAVTTDSGQIQYIVGEGVQMPINMTGNDVFGHNGEADNLFSIINNISEGLKSGNITAVSGQLDKIDTRVETILSARSEIGAKTNRVELMQDRLSDLNINLTDLQAKTEDADYEELIMKSKIQENIYNASLSVGAKIISTTLVDFIR, encoded by the coding sequence ATGTTGAGGGTCACCTCCAATATGATGAGTTCACAGCTGCTGCTTAACCTGAACCGTAACGCACGTACTATGAACGATACGCAGCTGCAGCTCTCAAGCGGCCGCAAAATCAACAAACCTTCCGATGATCCTGTCGGCATTACTTATTCCCTGCGTTACCGTGCGGAGCTCTCATCTAATGAACAATACACCAAGAATGTAGACAGTGCGCTGTCTTGGCTGGATTATAATGATACTGTACTGGGACAGGCTGGGGATGTGGTTCAACGCTTGCGGGAGCTTACTGTGAAGGCATCGACAGGAAGTAACCCGCAGTCAGCATTGGATAGTATCAATGAAGAAGTGATGCAGCTTAAGGAACAACTCGTAGATATCTCCAATAGTAAGCTCAATGGCAAATATATTTTTAATGGAGAGCAGTATACTACCAAACCTTATGATTTTGCCAAAGGTGCTGATGGCACCTATGATACAACACAGGCTGTTACCACAGATTCCGGTCAGATTCAGTATATTGTTGGTGAAGGTGTGCAAATGCCTATTAATATGACTGGTAATGATGTATTCGGTCATAATGGGGAAGCGGATAATCTGTTCTCAATTATAAATAATATTTCTGAAGGATTGAAATCAGGGAACATTACAGCTGTATCCGGGCAGCTCGATAAAATTGACACCCGTGTAGAGACCATTCTATCAGCCCGTTCTGAGATAGGAGCAAAGACAAATCGTGTAGAACTGATGCAGGATCGTTTGAGCGATTTGAATATAAACCTGACAGATCTTCAGGCTAAAACTGAGGATGCGGATTACGAGGAACTCATTATGAAGTCCAAGATTCAGGAGAATATTTATAATGCTTCACTTTCTGTGGGGGCTAAGATTATCTCTACAACTTTAGTAGATTTCATTAGATAA
- a CDS encoding flagellar protein FlgN, translated as MSLIRLLELLERLDEVHHQMLDLAAVKKQTIMDNKVDGLIDIMNRESKLMKLIGQLEEQRTEAAYAFLQGVGIRSNLNLNLTELSRLVFDPEEKSRLLQIQQRLSGTLERLKQANELNQKLIEQSLTFIDYSLDLLVGRPNQEFTYHHPSDKGSSSARPGLFDARG; from the coding sequence ATGTCATTGATTAGATTGTTAGAACTGCTTGAGCGGCTGGACGAAGTGCATCATCAAATGCTGGATCTGGCCGCTGTCAAGAAGCAGACGATAATGGACAACAAGGTTGATGGTCTGATTGATATCATGAACCGTGAGTCCAAGCTGATGAAGCTGATCGGACAGCTCGAAGAGCAGCGTACAGAGGCGGCGTATGCATTTTTACAGGGTGTCGGCATACGCTCCAATCTGAACCTGAATCTGACCGAGCTGTCCCGGCTTGTATTTGACCCTGAGGAAAAATCGCGGCTGCTGCAAATTCAGCAGAGGCTTTCCGGCACACTGGAGCGCTTGAAACAAGCCAATGAGCTGAACCAGAAGCTGATTGAGCAGTCGCTTACCTTTATAGATTATTCCCTGGATCTGCTTGTCGGCAGACCGAACCAGGAGTTTACCTACCACCATCCGTCCGATAAGGGCAGCAGCAGTGCTAGACCGGGCCTTTTTGACGCACGCGGATAG
- a CDS encoding DUF6470 family protein, whose amino-acid sequence MLQPILQIRQTPALIGIDADLGTFSITQPKAEVNITTTPGELNVQSSRPELTIDQTRARAAYYGGSVLDMNKRIYSGIQQLYLQGLARKVEQGNRMAEFFKPGNTIAEVYGTDTEPNSFPEPLGPASYDNVDIHFDTKAPEISFRAAQVDIQVERHRPETEYTRGKLNIYMQQYASVQYIPPEVNVQL is encoded by the coding sequence TTGTTGCAGCCTATTCTGCAAATTCGACAGACTCCTGCCCTGATTGGTATTGATGCTGATCTTGGCACATTCTCCATAACTCAGCCAAAGGCTGAAGTTAATATCACAACTACGCCTGGAGAGTTAAACGTTCAGTCGTCACGTCCAGAGCTTACAATTGATCAGACCCGGGCCCGCGCTGCTTATTATGGCGGAAGTGTTTTGGATATGAATAAAAGAATTTATTCAGGCATTCAGCAACTATACCTTCAAGGTCTGGCTCGAAAAGTTGAGCAGGGGAACCGGATGGCTGAGTTTTTTAAACCAGGAAATACGATTGCTGAGGTCTACGGTACAGACACTGAACCGAATTCTTTCCCAGAGCCCTTAGGTCCGGCGTCTTACGACAATGTAGATATTCATTTTGATACTAAAGCTCCTGAGATCAGCTTCCGGGCAGCACAGGTTGATATTCAAGTGGAAAGGCATAGACCGGAGACAGAGTACACCCGTGGTAAGTTAAATATCTATATGCAGCAGTATGCTTCCGTGCAGTATATCCCGCCAGAGGTGAATGTTCAATTGTAG
- a CDS encoding response regulator transcription factor has translation MENQNAGKSPIKVLLADDHQLFREGLKRILNMEDDIEVIGECGDGIQVLEFCNINKPDIVLMDINMPIENGVEATQKVREMFPDVKVIILSIHDDESYVFETLRKGANGYLLKDMEAESLINAIRSVCEGHAFIHPKVTGKLINQLRRMTYLNETGAMAETPAKEAGVKFVAGDNNPLTRREAEVLRLMAEGKSNKMIGEYLFISEKTVKNHVSSILQKMEVDDRTQAVINSIKYGWVTL, from the coding sequence ATGGAGAACCAGAACGCAGGCAAATCACCCATTAAGGTTCTTTTAGCGGATGATCATCAGCTGTTTCGTGAAGGACTAAAACGCATTTTAAATATGGAGGATGACATTGAGGTCATCGGCGAGTGCGGTGACGGCATTCAGGTGCTGGAATTCTGCAACATTAATAAGCCGGACATCGTGCTCATGGATATCAACATGCCTATCGAAAATGGTGTAGAAGCTACCCAGAAGGTACGCGAGATGTTCCCTGATGTTAAGGTGATTATTTTATCGATTCATGATGATGAGAGCTATGTCTTTGAGACGTTGCGCAAGGGAGCCAACGGTTATCTGCTTAAGGACATGGAGGCTGAGTCACTGATCAATGCTATCCGTTCCGTATGTGAAGGACATGCTTTTATTCATCCTAAGGTAACAGGCAAACTGATTAACCAGCTGCGCCGTATGACTTATCTTAATGAGACGGGAGCTATGGCCGAAACACCGGCTAAGGAGGCTGGAGTCAAATTTGTCGCTGGCGACAACAATCCGCTGACCCGACGCGAGGCAGAGGTGCTGCGGCTGATGGCCGAAGGCAAGAGCAACAAGATGATCGGCGAATATCTTTTTATCAGCGAGAAAACCGTCAAAAACCATGTGAGCAGCATTCTGCAAAAGATGGAAGTCGACGACCGCACCCAGGCTGTAATCAATTCGATCAAATACGGATGGGTAACTCTATAA
- the flgK gene encoding flagellar hook-associated protein FlgK has product MTSTFHSIETARRSLFTQTAALNTTGHNIANANTEGYTRQRVNMKAAIPIEAYGLNNSTLPGQMGTGVEFSSIERIREMFLDDQYRGENAASGNWLIQSDTLDKLEAIVNEPSDTGIRTVLDNFWKSWSDLSKNPEDPTARKIVVQTAQALTDAMNYMSTQLSNLDRDLNTNIDVKGKEIQSYLSSIADLNQSIAKIEGMGDQANDLRDQRDLLTDKLSKVANITVVDTDAGYNISLGGQPLVQGQTVAATVDSAFLNNAFASGDLRAGEAYGMIFSSRTYVADYKKQLDDMANTIANGEVQVTIPAGSTLPAGTTVLKDSEIINPDGIKTTLLAGAAVPVPLTGDLKTTVKGLNGLHQLGYAMDGSTGRAFFTPSVSGEPITAANLRLNPEIAADPTLFATSLRATTDSDGNVSVIKGNNTLALLFSNMKDNSTFTTSDGTKTGTVGSYLSSMVGQLGIQSQEAARQASNSDYLVEQVNSRRQSVSGVSLDEEMSNMLVFQHAYSAAARFMTTYDEMLDKLINSTGTVGR; this is encoded by the coding sequence ATGACATCTACATTTCATTCAATAGAGACGGCAAGACGAAGCCTGTTCACTCAGACTGCTGCGCTTAACACAACAGGACATAACATCGCTAATGCCAATACCGAAGGGTATACCCGCCAGCGTGTTAATATGAAGGCAGCGATTCCAATTGAAGCCTATGGCCTTAATAATTCTACCTTGCCCGGGCAAATGGGAACCGGTGTAGAATTCAGCTCGATCGAACGGATCCGGGAGATGTTTCTGGATGATCAATACCGCGGGGAGAATGCTGCGAGCGGGAACTGGTTGATCCAGTCGGACACACTCGATAAACTGGAAGCTATTGTTAATGAACCTTCAGATACAGGGATTCGAACCGTTCTTGATAACTTCTGGAAGTCGTGGTCGGATCTCAGTAAGAACCCCGAAGATCCAACAGCCCGCAAAATTGTAGTGCAGACTGCGCAAGCTCTTACAGATGCTATGAATTACATGAGTACCCAGCTGAGTAATTTGGACCGTGATCTTAACACTAATATTGATGTTAAAGGGAAAGAGATCCAGAGCTATTTGAGCTCTATCGCCGATCTGAATCAGTCTATTGCCAAAATTGAAGGTATGGGTGACCAGGCCAATGACTTACGGGATCAGCGGGACTTACTGACAGACAAGCTTTCCAAGGTCGCCAATATCACTGTTGTAGATACGGATGCCGGATACAATATTTCGCTCGGCGGACAGCCGCTTGTTCAAGGGCAGACAGTAGCGGCAACTGTAGATAGTGCATTTCTTAATAATGCGTTTGCCTCCGGAGATCTGAGAGCTGGTGAAGCCTACGGAATGATTTTTTCCAGTAGAACCTATGTTGCAGATTACAAGAAGCAGTTGGATGATATGGCCAACACCATCGCTAATGGCGAGGTGCAGGTTACAATACCGGCGGGGTCAACGCTTCCTGCAGGCACTACAGTGCTTAAGGATTCTGAAATTATTAATCCAGACGGAATCAAGACTACCTTATTGGCAGGTGCAGCAGTTCCCGTGCCGCTTACGGGTGATTTGAAGACTACTGTAAAAGGATTGAATGGACTGCACCAGTTAGGCTACGCCATGGATGGCAGTACGGGACGCGCCTTTTTTACACCTTCTGTTTCCGGAGAACCAATCACTGCGGCCAATCTCCGCCTGAATCCGGAAATCGCTGCTGATCCTACTTTGTTTGCGACTTCACTTCGGGCTACTACAGATAGTGACGGGAATGTATCCGTAATTAAAGGGAATAACACATTGGCACTTTTATTCAGCAATATGAAGGATAACAGTACTTTCACTACATCCGATGGTACCAAAACCGGTACTGTAGGTTCCTATCTTAGCTCCATGGTAGGCCAACTTGGTATCCAATCCCAAGAAGCTGCACGCCAGGCAAGCAACTCCGATTATCTGGTAGAACAGGTGAATTCCAGGCGTCAATCGGTAAGTGGGGTTTCGTTGGATGAAGAAATGTCAAACATGCTGGTATTCCAGCATGCATATAGTGCTGCTGCGCGTTTTATGACTACCTATGATGAAATGCTTGATAAACTAATTAATTCTACCGGCACTGTCGGCAGATAA
- the flgM gene encoding flagellar biosynthesis anti-sigma factor FlgM, producing the protein MKINETGRIHGVNPYQRSAEAQRQDQMKKTTRKDEVSISDEAIKLLQAQNSSKVDTDRSAKIESLKQQVSAGTYQIDAAKLADKLAPYFKQTSEN; encoded by the coding sequence ATGAAAATTAACGAGACCGGACGAATTCACGGAGTTAATCCGTATCAACGCAGTGCGGAAGCTCAAAGGCAGGACCAAATGAAGAAGACTACACGCAAGGATGAGGTTTCAATTTCGGACGAGGCGATCAAGCTCCTGCAGGCTCAGAACAGCAGCAAGGTTGATACCGACCGTTCCGCTAAGATTGAGAGCCTGAAACAGCAAGTATCCGCAGGTACCTACCAGATTGATGCAGCCAAACTCGCTGACAAACTCGCCCCTTATTTCAAGCAAACCTCCGAGAATTAG
- a CDS encoding ComF family protein: protein MLKHIKAWSGHAQALLVPVYPQCLICSKKAPSSPELPEICAGCAATIPWIRKPRCSKCGRHVGCPDCTRSKEEGPIVCNRSAVAYTSEMREMLGQYKYRGNERLALLLGLMLDRAYGNLKEEKESELRSLSPDSIHKPFPRFFTGNRSTRQWQADLLVPVPVSESRLNERGFNQAERLADVLSRRRGIPQLPLLIRTHHTGKQSFKSRAERLNDMKHAFAANPDMNLKERISGLINARVPENRPLQIIIVDDIYTTGSTIRACAETVKQISESYGRESEIYSLTWARS from the coding sequence ATGTTAAAGCATATAAAAGCATGGTCAGGACATGCCCAAGCATTACTGGTTCCGGTATATCCGCAATGCCTGATTTGCAGCAAAAAAGCACCATCATCCCCGGAGCTGCCTGAAATTTGTGCAGGTTGTGCAGCCACAATTCCCTGGATTCGTAAACCGCGCTGCAGCAAATGCGGACGCCATGTAGGCTGTCCCGACTGCACCCGCAGCAAAGAAGAAGGGCCGATTGTCTGCAACCGCAGTGCAGTTGCTTATACAAGTGAGATGCGGGAGATGCTGGGGCAATATAAATACCGCGGGAATGAGCGCCTCGCTCTATTACTTGGCCTGATGCTGGACAGGGCGTATGGCAATCTGAAGGAGGAGAAGGAAAGTGAATTGCGCAGCCTGAGCCCGGACTCTATACATAAACCCTTTCCCCGCTTTTTTACCGGCAACCGATCAACAAGACAATGGCAGGCTGATCTGCTGGTCCCCGTTCCGGTCAGTGAATCCAGACTGAATGAGAGAGGGTTCAATCAGGCAGAGCGGCTCGCTGATGTACTGTCACGCCGAAGAGGAATTCCACAGCTTCCGCTGCTGATCCGCACTCATCATACCGGCAAACAGAGCTTTAAGAGCAGGGCGGAGCGGCTGAATGATATGAAGCATGCTTTTGCGGCCAATCCGGATATGAATTTAAAAGAGAGAATTAGCGGTTTGATCAACGCAAGGGTTCCGGAAAACCGCCCGCTGCAGATCATAATAGTTGATGACATCTACACTACAGGAAGTACCATCCGTGCTTGTGCTGAAACTGTAAAGCAGATAAGCGAAAGCTATGGCCGGGAGTCGGAGATCTACAGTCTGACGTGGGCCCGTTCATAG
- a CDS encoding TIGR03826 family flagellar region protein, which produces MNVDNCPRCGRLYVKNIRELCQPCVKELEHHYETCVEYLRKNRGTNIQELSDATDISIKEITRFIREGRISIANAPNMMVPCEICGTLIREGHMCDSCRTRLTKELANAAKEKSGEESSVKRTDSAYRAVDKFRN; this is translated from the coding sequence ATGAACGTAGATAATTGTCCAAGGTGCGGCCGGTTATATGTTAAGAACATCAGAGAGCTTTGCCAACCGTGTGTGAAAGAATTGGAGCATCATTATGAGACATGTGTAGAATATTTGCGGAAGAACAGAGGAACCAATATCCAAGAGCTGTCGGATGCCACGGATATATCCATCAAGGAAATTACCCGTTTTATCCGTGAAGGCCGGATTTCCATAGCTAATGCGCCTAATATGATGGTGCCCTGTGAGATATGCGGAACGTTAATCCGAGAGGGGCATATGTGCGACAGCTGCCGGACCCGTTTGACCAAAGAACTTGCAAATGCGGCTAAGGAAAAAAGTGGGGAAGAGAGCTCTGTTAAGCGTACAGATTCAGCGTATCGCGCTGTTGACAAGTTCCGAAACTAA